In Bacillota bacterium, a single window of DNA contains:
- the pdxT gene encoding pyridoxal 5'-phosphate synthase glutaminase subunit PdxT: MVRIGVLSYQGAVSEHIDSVRRLGMEAVKIRDARALEGVDGLILPGGESTTHGKLLVKYGLDEAIRERASRGMPVFGTCTGIILLAREIVGSDQPRLGLMDIAVERNAFGRQVDSFEADIEVDGLGDLFPAVFIRAPVVRRVGPRVKVLARWQGDPVMVREGQFLGCAFHPELTEDTRIHEYFLGMVEEAHSHRAGK, from the coding sequence ATGGTCAGGATCGGCGTTCTGTCTTACCAGGGAGCAGTGTCTGAGCACATTGACAGCGTGAGACGGCTCGGAATGGAGGCAGTGAAGATTCGGGATGCCCGTGCCCTCGAAGGGGTGGACGGGCTGATTCTCCCAGGTGGTGAAAGCACTACCCACGGCAAACTCCTGGTCAAGTACGGCTTGGATGAGGCCATCCGGGAGCGCGCGTCCCGGGGGATGCCCGTGTTCGGAACATGCACCGGCATCATACTTCTCGCTCGTGAGATCGTCGGAAGTGACCAGCCGAGGCTCGGGCTGATGGACATCGCCGTGGAGAGAAACGCCTTCGGGCGACAGGTGGACAGCTTTGAGGCTGATATCGAAGTGGACGGGCTGGGCGACCTCTTCCCGGCCGTTTTCATACGCGCCCCGGTCGTCCGAAGGGTGGGGCCCAGGGTGAAGGTGCTCGCCCGCTGGCAGGGTGACCCTGTCATGGTGCGCGAAGGGCAGTTCCTTGGTTGCGCGTTCCACCCGGAGCTGACCGAGGATACCAGGATACACGAGTATTTCCTCGGAATGGTCGAGGAGGCGCATTCCCACCGGGCCGGGAAGTAG
- a CDS encoding ketopantoate reductase family protein, with product MKILFYGAGVLGSLYAARLADSGHDVTVLARGQRLADIREHGVVLEEGETGRRTVTKVNVVDRLAPDDAYDLAVVVMRKNQVPAVLPGLAANLRTPSVVFMVNNAAGPAEYVAALGRERVLLGFPGAGGGREGHVIRYHVVSGTTQPTTFGELDGRITPRLRRIAGAFKDAGFPVAISTNMDAWLKTHVALVSPIANAIYMAGGNNYRLAHMPEGLALTIRAIREGFRVLRALGIPITPSKLRIVEWIPEPILVAILRRTLNTQRADVVMARHANVARDEMRQLADEFAALARSTHLPTPAMDRLATYI from the coding sequence ATGAAGATCCTCTTTTACGGCGCCGGAGTGCTTGGAAGTCTGTACGCGGCGCGGCTGGCGGACTCGGGGCACGACGTGACTGTCCTTGCGCGGGGGCAGCGCCTGGCGGACATCCGCGAGCACGGCGTCGTGCTGGAGGAGGGTGAAACCGGGCGTCGCACCGTCACAAAGGTCAACGTGGTTGACCGGCTCGCGCCCGATGACGCCTACGACTTGGCCGTCGTGGTGATGCGTAAGAACCAGGTCCCGGCGGTTCTGCCTGGCCTCGCGGCGAACCTGCGTACCCCCAGTGTCGTGTTCATGGTCAACAACGCTGCCGGCCCTGCTGAATATGTCGCCGCGCTCGGCCGCGAACGGGTTCTTCTTGGCTTCCCCGGAGCGGGCGGCGGGAGGGAGGGGCACGTCATCCGCTACCACGTCGTATCGGGCACCACCCAGCCGACCACGTTCGGCGAGCTGGATGGGCGCATCACCCCCAGGTTGCGGCGGATCGCCGGGGCATTCAAGGACGCCGGGTTTCCGGTCGCCATCAGCACTAACATGGACGCCTGGCTCAAAACGCACGTGGCGTTGGTCAGCCCCATTGCGAACGCAATTTACATGGCCGGGGGCAACAACTACCGGCTGGCGCACATGCCCGAGGGGTTGGCGCTTACGATCAGGGCCATCCGCGAAGGTTTCCGGGTCCTACGAGCCTTGGGCATACCAATAACACCGTCCAAGCTCAGGATCGTCGAATGGATACCAGAGCCGATCCTTGTGGCCATCCTGCGGCGTACCCTTAACACCCAGCGGGCGGACGTGGTGATGGCCCGTCACGCCAACGTGGCCCGTGACGAGATGCGGCAACTCGCCGACGAGTTCGCGGCCCTGGCCCGCTCGACTCACTTACCAACGCCGGCAATGGACCGCCTGGCAACGTATATCTAA
- a CDS encoding thiamine pyrophosphate-dependent enzyme, translating into MATLKELSKKEILISPGHRACAGCAFPVIIKQALLAADNPVVVGCATGCMEVCTTIYPYTAWKVPFIHNAFENSAATISGVEAAYRVLSRKGKINKKIDFIAFGGDGGTYDIGFQSLSGAMERGHDMLYICYDNGAYMNTGIQRSSATPRGANTTTSPVGEVSYGKKQYRKDLTATMVAHDIPYVAQASPHAWNDMVTKVKKALAVDGPSFINVIQPCVLGWRYPAEESIQMAKLAVDTCYWPLYEVENGEYKLTYKPKEKKPLVEWLRKQDRFRHLFTPENEHLIEELQADVDKKWARLLAKCGVEA; encoded by the coding sequence ATGGCGACTCTGAAGGAACTGTCTAAGAAAGAGATCCTCATCTCGCCAGGCCACCGTGCCTGCGCGGGGTGCGCGTTCCCGGTAATCATAAAGCAGGCCCTACTCGCAGCGGACAACCCCGTGGTCGTCGGGTGCGCCACCGGGTGTATGGAGGTCTGCACGACGATCTATCCATACACTGCGTGGAAGGTGCCGTTCATTCACAATGCCTTTGAGAACTCCGCCGCAACCATAAGCGGGGTAGAGGCAGCGTACCGAGTGCTTTCTCGCAAGGGGAAGATCAACAAGAAGATAGACTTCATTGCGTTCGGTGGTGACGGCGGTACCTACGATATCGGGTTCCAGTCGCTTTCGGGAGCGATGGAGAGAGGTCACGACATGCTCTACATCTGCTACGACAACGGAGCCTACATGAACACAGGTATCCAGCGGTCTTCCGCGACGCCGAGAGGCGCGAACACCACTACGAGCCCAGTGGGCGAAGTCTCCTACGGGAAGAAGCAGTACCGCAAGGATCTCACGGCAACCATGGTTGCCCACGACATCCCATATGTCGCACAGGCTTCCCCGCATGCCTGGAACGATATGGTGACCAAGGTCAAGAAGGCCCTTGCAGTGGACGGGCCCTCGTTCATCAACGTAATCCAGCCGTGCGTCCTGGGGTGGAGGTACCCTGCCGAGGAGTCCATCCAGATGGCCAAGCTGGCGGTGGACACCTGCTACTGGCCGCTCTACGAAGTGGAGAACGGCGAGTACAAGCTCACCTACAAGCCGAAGGAGAAGAAGCCTCTGGTGGAATGGCTTCGCAAACAGGATCGGTTCCGCCACCTGTTCACTCCCGAGAACGAGCACCTGATCGAGGAACTCCAGGCCGACGTGGACAAGAAATGGGCCAGGCTCCTCGCCAAGTGCGGCGTGGAAGCATAG
- a CDS encoding 4Fe-4S binding protein produces the protein MSIPNKDDGWRDVPKAGRILEAGSAERYETGGWRTFRPKHIAENCINCLFCWIFCPDQAIIVEDGKFKDIDWAHCKGCGICAAECPTKKKAIVMVKEDEA, from the coding sequence ATGAGCATTCCCAACAAGGATGACGGCTGGAGGGACGTGCCCAAGGCCGGGCGAATCCTCGAGGCCGGTTCCGCTGAGAGGTACGAGACAGGCGGCTGGAGGACTTTCAGGCCTAAGCACATAGCCGAGAACTGCATAAACTGCCTGTTCTGCTGGATTTTCTGTCCGGACCAGGCAATCATTGTAGAGGACGGGAAGTTCAAGGATATCGACTGGGCGCACTGCAAAGGCTGCGGTATCTGCGCTGCTGAGTGCCCCACTAAGAAGAAAGCCATCGTCATGGTCAAAGAGGACGAGGCGTAG
- a CDS encoding 2-oxoacid:acceptor oxidoreductase family protein yields MGKLLEIRWHGRAGQGAKTAALVLAEAVISAGKYAQAFPEYGPERMGAPMQAFNRISDEPILVHCHVLNPEIVIVLDPSLITAVDVKAGVPSSGTYIINTPLSPAEMRRRLKLEGGKVFTLDATQLSIDTIGRNIPNTPMMGALIKATNLLDLDVVLEDSRHKLGKKLRPEIVEKNIEAMKRAYEEVASE; encoded by the coding sequence ATGGGCAAGCTCCTTGAGATTCGCTGGCACGGCCGAGCAGGGCAGGGAGCGAAGACCGCGGCTCTGGTTCTGGCAGAGGCGGTCATCTCCGCCGGGAAGTACGCACAGGCGTTCCCGGAATACGGGCCAGAGAGAATGGGCGCCCCTATGCAGGCGTTCAACAGGATCAGCGATGAACCGATACTCGTTCACTGCCACGTATTGAACCCAGAAATCGTGATCGTGCTCGATCCGTCGCTCATCACTGCGGTGGACGTGAAAGCTGGGGTCCCTTCGTCGGGTACCTACATTATCAACACCCCGCTTTCCCCGGCCGAGATGCGCAGGCGGCTCAAACTCGAGGGCGGAAAGGTGTTTACCTTGGACGCCACACAGCTTTCGATAGACACTATAGGCCGCAACATTCCCAATACTCCTATGATGGGGGCCCTTATCAAGGCAACGAACCTTCTCGACCTTGATGTGGTCCTCGAGGACTCCAGGCATAAGCTTGGAAAGAAACTCCGCCCCGAGATCGTCGAGAAGAACATCGAGGCGATGAAGCGGGCCTACGAGGAGGTGGCTTCCGAATGA
- the pdxS gene encoding pyridoxal 5'-phosphate synthase lyase subunit PdxS, translating to MAGTETSEKGTYRVKTGLAQMLKGGVIMDVTTPEQAKIAEEAGAVAVMALERVPADIRAAGGVARMADPAIIEQIKSAVTIPVMAKARIGHFVEAQILEALGVDFIDESEVLTPADDRFHINKHDFKVPFVCGCRNLGEALRRIGEGAAMIRTKGEAGTGDIIEAVRHMRAVMDDIRRVGGLPKEELMTAAKEMGAPYDLVCEVAATGRLPVVNFAAGGVATPADAALMMQLGADGVFVGSGIFKSENPAARARAIVLAVAHYDDPKLLADVSKGIGEAMRGINAGAMKEEEKIQGRGW from the coding sequence ATGGCCGGAACAGAGACTTCCGAGAAAGGCACCTACAGGGTCAAGACCGGACTTGCTCAGATGCTCAAAGGCGGAGTCATCATGGATGTCACCACTCCGGAGCAAGCGAAGATCGCTGAAGAAGCCGGTGCGGTGGCGGTGATGGCTCTGGAGCGTGTGCCGGCTGACATACGTGCTGCAGGCGGAGTTGCCCGGATGGCGGATCCTGCAATCATCGAGCAGATAAAGAGCGCCGTCACGATTCCAGTAATGGCCAAGGCGAGGATAGGGCATTTCGTGGAAGCCCAGATACTCGAGGCACTGGGCGTCGACTTCATCGATGAGAGCGAGGTCCTAACCCCGGCGGATGACCGGTTTCACATCAACAAGCATGATTTCAAAGTCCCATTCGTCTGTGGCTGCCGCAACCTCGGTGAGGCTCTGAGGCGTATAGGCGAGGGAGCGGCGATGATTCGGACGAAGGGCGAGGCCGGAACCGGCGACATCATTGAGGCAGTGAGACACATGCGCGCGGTGATGGACGACATTCGACGCGTTGGGGGCCTTCCCAAGGAGGAACTGATGACTGCGGCGAAGGAAATGGGCGCGCCCTACGATCTCGTCTGCGAGGTCGCTGCGACAGGGCGGCTTCCCGTCGTCAACTTCGCGGCAGGTGGGGTGGCAACTCCCGCTGACGCAGCTCTCATGATGCAGCTCGGTGCGGACGGCGTGTTCGTCGGGTCAGGGATATTCAAGTCCGAAAACCCTGCGGCCAGGGCACGTGCAATCGTGCTGGCTGTCGCTCACTATGATGACCCGAAGCTTCTCGCTGACGTATCGAAAGGGATCGGAGAGGCAATGAGGGGCATCAATGCTGGCGCAATGAAAGAAGAAGAGAAGATCCAGGGCAGAGGCTGGTAG
- the porA gene encoding pyruvate ferredoxin oxidoreductase: protein MQTKVARTGNEAVAEAMRQIGPDVVAAYPITPQTEIVQIFSSFVADGKVDSEFVTVESEHSAMSATVGAASAGARAMTATSANGLALMWEIVYIAASMRLPIVMPVVNRALSGPINIHCDHSDTMGARDSGWIQIFSENAQEAYDNVIQAVKISENKSVLLPTMVTTDGFIISHAMEVIEMLEDEDVKRFVGEYVPENPLLDVDNPITVGPLDLYDWYFEHKRGQAEAMRGVKKVIEEVGREYGKLTGREYGLFEEFMLDDADVAVVVLGSTAGTAKEVVKALRADGVRAGLLKLRVFRPFPAEEIAKALADKRAVAIMDRSDSFNAVSGPVFAEVRSAMYDASGPKIVNYIYGLGGRDVTTDHIRSVYSDLAKIADTGRVERALTYLGVRE, encoded by the coding sequence ATGCAGACCAAAGTTGCCAGGACCGGTAACGAGGCGGTTGCCGAGGCGATGCGGCAGATAGGACCGGACGTCGTGGCCGCATACCCCATAACCCCTCAGACCGAGATCGTCCAGATCTTCTCCAGCTTCGTCGCTGACGGCAAAGTGGATTCCGAGTTCGTCACGGTCGAAAGCGAACACTCTGCCATGAGCGCGACTGTTGGCGCGGCTTCCGCCGGCGCGCGGGCCATGACCGCTACTTCAGCGAACGGCCTTGCGCTCATGTGGGAGATCGTTTATATTGCGGCATCCATGAGGCTGCCGATTGTCATGCCCGTGGTCAACCGGGCTCTTTCGGGGCCGATCAACATCCACTGCGACCACAGCGACACCATGGGGGCTAGAGACTCAGGGTGGATCCAGATCTTCTCGGAGAACGCGCAGGAGGCGTATGACAACGTCATCCAGGCAGTCAAGATCTCCGAGAACAAGTCCGTCCTCCTGCCGACCATGGTCACGACGGACGGGTTCATCATAAGCCACGCAATGGAAGTCATCGAAATGCTCGAGGACGAGGACGTGAAGAGGTTCGTGGGCGAGTATGTCCCAGAGAATCCGCTCCTCGATGTGGACAACCCGATCACCGTCGGCCCGCTGGACCTCTACGATTGGTACTTCGAGCACAAGAGGGGTCAGGCAGAGGCCATGCGAGGGGTGAAGAAGGTCATCGAAGAGGTCGGGCGTGAGTATGGGAAGCTCACCGGCCGTGAGTATGGACTTTTCGAGGAGTTCATGCTGGATGACGCGGACGTCGCCGTGGTCGTGCTCGGATCCACAGCAGGAACCGCAAAGGAAGTCGTCAAGGCGCTCAGAGCAGACGGCGTCAGGGCCGGGCTTCTGAAGCTCCGAGTGTTCCGGCCGTTCCCAGCTGAGGAGATTGCCAAGGCTCTCGCAGACAAACGGGCGGTGGCGATCATGGACAGGTCTGACTCGTTCAACGCCGTGAGCGGTCCGGTCTTCGCCGAGGTAAGGTCGGCCATGTACGATGCCTCGGGCCCTAAGATCGTCAACTACATCTACGGTCTCGGCGGACGCGACGTCACGACGGATCACATCAGGTCGGTCTACTCCGACCTTGCCAAAATAGCAGACACCGGGCGGGTAGAGAGGGCTCTCACCTACCTCGGGGTTAGAGAGTAG
- a CDS encoding serine hydroxymethyltransferase, producing MFDTLRRADPEVASAVLAEVRRQGDKIELIASENFVSRAVLEALGSPLTNKYAEGYPGKRYYGGCEHVDVVENLAIERARKLFGAEHVNVQPHSGAQANTAVYFAALEPGDVVLGMNLTHGGHLTHGMHLNISGKYFKFIPYGVREDTQVIDYDALESLAIEYRPKMIVAGASAYPRAIDFQRIREIAERVGALVMVDMAHIAGLVAAGLHPDPVPYADFVTTTTHKTLRGPRGGMILCTAQWGKKIDSAVFPGTQGGPLMHVIAAKAVAFGEALEPEFADYQRRILANARALASAMLDHGWKLVSGGTDNHLMLMNLIGTGITGKAAETALDSVGITVNKNTIPFDPEKPTVTSGVRLGTPAVTTRGMTEREMKEIAGLIHATLINIHSEHAFEEIRAGVRSLVEKFPLYADLLQETTVV from the coding sequence ATGTTTGACACTCTTAGAAGGGCAGATCCCGAGGTGGCCTCCGCCGTCCTCGCCGAGGTCAGGCGGCAGGGAGACAAGATTGAGCTCATAGCGTCGGAGAACTTCGTGAGCCGGGCAGTTCTTGAGGCCCTGGGGTCTCCGTTGACCAATAAGTACGCTGAAGGCTACCCCGGCAAGCGCTACTACGGCGGATGTGAGCACGTGGACGTGGTGGAGAACCTTGCGATAGAGCGGGCTCGCAAGCTGTTCGGGGCAGAGCATGTGAATGTGCAGCCTCACTCGGGCGCTCAGGCCAACACCGCAGTCTACTTCGCGGCCTTGGAACCAGGTGATGTCGTTCTCGGGATGAACCTCACCCATGGGGGACACCTGACCCATGGCATGCACCTCAACATCTCAGGGAAGTACTTCAAGTTCATTCCCTACGGTGTCAGGGAGGACACTCAGGTCATCGACTACGACGCCCTGGAGTCTCTCGCCATCGAATACCGTCCCAAGATGATAGTGGCGGGTGCTAGCGCTTACCCGCGGGCGATTGACTTCCAGAGGATCAGGGAGATCGCGGAGCGGGTCGGAGCTCTAGTCATGGTGGACATGGCGCACATTGCTGGTTTGGTGGCAGCGGGGCTTCATCCAGACCCAGTCCCTTACGCCGACTTCGTGACCACGACCACCCACAAGACCCTAAGGGGTCCCAGGGGCGGAATGATCCTCTGCACAGCCCAGTGGGGGAAGAAGATTGATTCTGCAGTGTTCCCGGGCACGCAGGGCGGACCTTTGATGCACGTGATCGCGGCGAAGGCAGTTGCCTTTGGAGAGGCGCTCGAGCCCGAGTTTGCAGATTACCAGAGGCGCATACTCGCCAACGCCCGAGCACTGGCTTCCGCGATGCTGGACCATGGCTGGAAACTGGTATCTGGTGGTACCGACAACCACCTTATGCTCATGAACCTCATTGGCACGGGGATCACTGGGAAAGCCGCCGAGACCGCTCTCGACTCAGTGGGGATCACGGTGAACAAGAACACGATACCGTTCGATCCGGAGAAGCCCACGGTCACAAGCGGCGTAAGGTTGGGCACGCCGGCTGTGACCACGCGGGGGATGACAGAGCGGGAAATGAAGGAGATAGCGGGGCTTATCCACGCCACGTTGATCAACATCCACTCCGAGCATGCGTTCGAGGAGATCCGTGCGGGCGTTCGGAGTCTAGTCGAGAAGTTTCCCCTCTACGCAGATCTCCTGCAGGAAACTACCGTGGTGTGA